From Diceros bicornis minor isolate mBicDic1 chromosome 8, mDicBic1.mat.cur, whole genome shotgun sequence, a single genomic window includes:
- the FGFRL1 gene encoding fibroblast growth factor receptor-like 1 isoform X2: protein MTPSPALLLLLPPLLLGALPPAAAARDDTSPGRESPGRDGPSGGQEDPAGKQWARPRFTQPSKMRRRVIARPVGSSVRLKCVASGHPRPDITWMKDDQALTRPEASEHRRKKWTLSLKNLRPEDSGRYTCRVSNSAGAINATYKVDVIQRTRSKPVLTGTHPVNTTVDFGGTTSFQCKVRSDVKPVIQWLKRVEYGAEGRYNSTIDVGGQKFVVLPTGDVWSRPDGSYLNKLLITRARQDDAGMYICLGANTMGYSFRSAFLTVLPDPKPPGPPMAPSSSSTSLPWPVVIGIPAGAVFILGTVLLWLCQAKKKPCAPTPAPLVPAHRPPAPVRDRGGDKDLSAPAALGTTPGMGLCDELGPPVAAQHLLGPGSAAGPKLYPKLYTDVHTHTHTHSHTHSHVEGKVHQHQHIHYQC from the exons ATGACACCAGCCCGGGGAGGGAGAGCCCAGGGCGTGATGGCCCCTCGGGGGGCCAGGAGGACCCGGCCGGCAAGCAGTGGG CGCGGCCCCGCTTCACGCAGCCCTCCAAGATGCGGCGCAGGGTGATTGCACGGCCCGTGGGCAGCTCTGTGCGGCTCAAGTGCGTGGCCAGCGGGCACCCGCGGCCCGACATCACGTGGATGAAGGACGACCAGGCCCTGACTCGCCCAGAGGCCAGCGAGCACAGGAGGAAGAAGTGGACGCTGAGCCTGAAGAACCTGCGCCCCGAGGACAGTGGCAGATATACCTGCCGCGTGTCCAACTCTGCAGGCGCCATCAACGCCACCTACAAGGTGGACGTGATCC AGCGGACGCGCTCCAAGCCCGTGCTCACAGGCACGCACCCCGTGAACACAACGGTGGACTTCGGGGGCACGACATCCTTCCAGTGCAAAGTGCGCAGCGACGTGAAGCCGGTGATCCAGTGGCTGAAGCGTGTGGAGTATGGCGCTGAGGGCCGCTACAACTCCACCATTGACGTGGGCGGCCAGAAGTTCGTGGTGCTGCCCACGGGTGACGTGTGGTCGAGGCCCGACGGCTCCTACCTCAACAAGCTGCTCATCACCCGCGCGCGGCAGGACGACGCGGGCATGTACATCTGTCTGGGAGCCAACACCATGGGCTACAGCTTCCGCAGTGCCTTCCTCACCGTGCtgccgg ACCCAAAGCCGCCGGGGCCACCCATGGCCCCCTCGTCCTCGTCCACCAGCCTCCCGTGGCCAGTGGTCATCGGCATCCCGGCCGGCGCTGTCTTCATCCTGGGCACCGTGCTCCTGTGGCTCTGCCAGGCCAAGAAGAAGCCGTGCGCACCCACACCCGCCCCTCTTGTGCCTGCACACCGCCCGCCTGCACCCGTCCGAGACCGCGGCGGGGACAAGGACCTGTCTGCACCGGCCGCCCTGGGCACCACCCCTGGCATGGGGCTGTGTGACGAGCTTGGGCCCCCAGTGGCTGCTCAGCACCTGCTGGGCCCAGGCTCAGCTGCTGGCCCCAAGCTCTACCCCAAACTCTACACGGAcgtgcacacgcacacgcacacgcactcacacacacactcgcacgtGGAGGGCAAGGTCCACCAGCACCAGCACATCCACTACCAGTGCTAG